The following are encoded in a window of Colletotrichum lupini chromosome 3, complete sequence genomic DNA:
- a CDS encoding major facilitator superfamily transporter, whose amino-acid sequence MGEAAKIIVGAAKARYDFIYELHCKKCTLSETLDDTIPQSLEVKRHTHPTKCRPSSSPRSKTAATLARGDATLAPPLSPSGSEGRSPTQWANSSPLLVRLSLSFPNPAPIACLEDTHTAHPTSTLFAAVDRMRVAAHHTFHGSSTRSPRPLDGGVVLLGAWAWATVKSLLSRGSARRFLIYFPCPDFPKSRNSQDIRPLSAWREIKHRAGRLSTQAFEPKKTSAANRIMSAIHDFGTGSHAAATDTATATSASSGQDSPPLRPLKEVESRHSHHSRSRASSHSSTDTDPLEPLEHALTPDLETEAEHVAREPITYTRTGTSIGSTASRPPDYEVVFEPDDPENPKNWPLWYRGWTIFVVSLSTWIVVLYSTSYTASIPGLVEEYHSSRVIATLGVTTYLLGLAAGSLIVAPMSELYGRQYVYLGCFTVSSLLIIPCALAKSLTTLIVVRFFGALFGAALIANSPGTVVDISDEEYRALAMSFYSIAPLNGPVTGPIIGGFLYQYLGWRWTNWIVLIIAGVGIALMFTLRETYAPTILQRKAARIRKETDDPRWWCRYDEKVSKVHLIKLNLSRPFVLSFTEPILWFFNLWISLIYGILYLCFVAYPIVFSQYRGWGPGVSGLAFVGIGIGTILAIISEPIFRRIINAHPKDPITGRVPPEATARVMTIGAILTPIGQLVFSWTCLPATIHWAIPIAFGIPFGAGNTISFIYGSNYLAGAYGIYAASALAGNAVMRSMFGGTLPLAGTSMYKAMSPQWAGTLCGLLELALIPIPIIFWRYGEKIRAKSPIIRQMREDQEKNESKRAKQLARLERKREREAAAAAAAAAATGGNSEKSTGVLASEEQTEPRDIEKSA is encoded by the exons ATGGGCGAGGCCGCGAAGATCATTGTCGGAGCTGCCAAGGCGAGATATGACTTCATCTATGAACTACACTGTAAAAAGTGTACCCTATCGGAGAC TCTCGATGATACGATACCTCAAAGTCTCGAGGTGAAGCGACACACGCATCCAACCAAATGTCGGCCCTCTTCGTCACCTCGCTCCAAGACGGCGGCCACTCTAGCCCGAGGCGATGCGACCCTAGCTCCGCCGTTATCCCCGTCGGGCTCTGAAGGTCGATCACCTACCCAATGGGCCAATTCTAGTCCTCTCCTCGTCAGGTTGTCCCTTTCCTTTCCCAATCCTGCTCCGATTGCGTGCCTTGAGGATACCCACACCGCGCACCCCACCAGCACCCTTTTCGCGGCGGTGGATCGGATGCGGGTTGCCGCCCACCACACATTCCATGGATCTAGCACCAGGTCCCCTCGCCCCTTGGACGGCGGCGTTGTGCTGCTGGGGGCGTGGGCTTGGGC TACGGTTAAAAGTCTCTTGTCCCGAGGCTCGGCGCGCCGTTTCTTGATCTACTTTCCCTGTCCCGATTTCCCCAAGAGCCGCAATTCCCAGGACATTCGGCCACTCTCTGCGTGGAGGGAGATCAAACATCGCGCCGGGCGCCTATCCACACAGGCCTTTGAACCAAAGAAGACCTCGGCAGCAAATCGAATAATGTCCGCAATACACGATTTCGGGACCGGGTCCCACGCAGCCGCCACCGACACGGCGACCGCGACCTCAGCCAGCTCCGGCCAAGACTCGCCACCACTCCGCCCGCTCAAGGAGGTCGAGTCCCGGCACAGCCACCACAGCCGGAGCCGGGCCTCGTCCCACTCGTCCACCGACACCGACCCCCTTGAGCCACTCGAGCACGCCCTGACGCCCGACCTCGAGACCGAGGCAGAGCACGTCGCTCGAGAGCCCATCACGTACACTCGCACCGGCACGAGTATCGGCAGCACCGCGTCACGGCCTCCGGATTACGAGGTCGTATTTGAGCCCGATGACCCAGAGAACCCAAAGAACTGGCCCCTATGGTACCGCGGCTGGACCATCTTCGTCGTCTCACTCTCTACCTGGATTGTCGTGCTGTACAGCACGAGTTATACGGCATCTATCCCCGGCCTCGTTGAGGAGTATCACTCGAGCAGGGTCATTGCGACGCTTGGTGTTACTACTTACCTTCTTGGCTTGGCTGCCGGCAGTTTGATCGTTGCCCCGATGAGCGAGTTGTATGGCCGGCAATATGTCTACCTTGGATGCTTCACCGTTTCATCTCTTCTGATCATTCCCTGCGCTCTTGCAAAGTCTCTGACGACACTGATCGTCGTTCGCTTCTTCGG TGCATTATTCGGAGCTGCCTTGATCGCCAACAGCCCAGGAACGGTGGTGGACATTTCAGATGAGGAGTATCGTGCCCTCGCCATGTCCTTCTACTCCATCGCCCCCTTGAACGGTCCAGTCACCGGCCCGATCATCGGTGGCTTTTTGTATCAGTACCTAGGCTGGCGATGGACCAACTGGATTGTCCTCATCATCGCCGGCGTGGGCATCGCGCTCATGTTCACCCTCCGTGAGACCTACGCACCCACCATTCTCCAACGAAAGGCCGCTCGCATTCGCAAAGAGACGGATGATCCGCGCTGGTGGTGCCGCTACGACGAGAAGGTTTCCAAGGTCCACCTTATCAAGCTGAATCTCAGCCGTCCCTTTGTCCTCAGTTTCACAGAGCCCATTCTGTGGTTCTTCAACCTCTG GATCTCACTCATCTACGGCATCCTCTACCTCTGCTTCGTCGCCTACCCCATCGTCTTCTCCCAATACCGCGGCTGGGGTCCAGGCGTCTCGGGCCTCGCCTTCGTCGGCATCGGCATCGGCACCATCCTCGCCATCATCAGCGAGCCCATCTTCCGCCGCATCATCAACGCTCACCCAAAGGACCCAATCACAGGCCGCGTCCCGCCCGAAGCCACCGCCCGCGTAATGACCATCGGCGCCATCCTCACCCCCATAGGCCAGCTCGTCTTCTCCTGGACCTGCCTCCCCGCCACGATCCACTGGGCCATTCCCATCGCCTTCGGCATCCCCTTTGGCGCCGGCAACACAATCTCCTTCATCTACGGGTCCAACTACCTCGCCGGCGCGTACGGCATCTACGCCGCCTCCGCGTTGGCCGGCAACGCCGTCATGCGGAGCATGTTTGGCGGCACGCTGCCGCTCGCGGGCACGTCCATGTATAAGGCCATGTCGCCCCAGTGGGCGGGAACGCTCTGCGGTCTCCTCGAGCTCGCGCTCATTCCGATCCCCATCATCTTTTGGCGGTACGGCGAGAAGATTCGCGCAAAGAGCCCGATTATTCGGCAGATGAGGGAGGATCAGGAGAAGAATGAGAGTAAGCGGGCTAAGCAGCTCGCGCGGCTGGAGAGGAAGAGGGAGAGggaggctgctgctgctgctgctgctgctgcggctACGGGTGGTAACAGCGAGAAGTCGACGGGCGTGTTGGCGAGCGAGGAGCAGACCGAACCTCGAGACATCGAGAAGAGTGCTTGA
- a CDS encoding glycosyl hydrolase family 18: MLFRSLGLASVAAVAAQAASDGTTCTEGTGAAPRYVMYFDQYHTAGIPDKSVTSGVTHVITAFANSSLFASDPAGEYKPFKPLNEVRALFNNGTKVCMAIGGWGDTDGFGLGAATNESRHKYAINVAETAVKLGYDCIDVDWEYPGGNGADYIQKPNSQKTSEINTFPLLLSAIKTQLKLHKMELSVTAPGLKRDMIAFTKHQTPKINAAVDHFTVMTYDLMNRRDNITKHHTDIKGSLEAIDTYIALGVEPAKINLGFALYAKWFTTAKGYNCTQGLGCPTELMEAADGTDTGMSGAVTFETANFQAAPTNLTTSPDASCGAGTFYKCPTGNCCSQYGFCGATAAHCGNGCQSDYGICNGTSTLSSFKTAMANGKTDEVSGGQWYWDPAGPFFWTWDTPALVTRKFNEIAKARGLGGVAVWSLGEDSYDFSLLKAIQAGVKAWF; encoded by the exons ATGCTGTTCCGATCTCTTGGCTTGGCCTCTGTGGCTGCCGTGGCCGCTCAGGCTGCCTCCGACGGCACTACCTGCACCGAAGGAACAGGTGCAGCTCCTCGTTATGTCATGTACTTTGACCA GTACCACACCGCAGGAATCCCGGACAAGTCCGTAACCTCGGGTGTTACCCACGTAATCACCGCATTCGCCAACTCTTCCCTTTTTGCTTCCGATCCGGCTGGCGAATACAAGCCGTTCAAGCCCCTGAACGAGGTTCGCGCTCTGTTCAACAACGGAACCAAGGTCTGCATGGCCATCGGAGGTTGGGGCGACACGGACGGATTCGGTCTTGGGGCCGCCACCAACGAGAGCCGTCACAAGTACGCCATCAACGTCGCAGAGACGGCAGTCAAGCTCGGATATGACTGTATCG ATGTCGATTGGGAATATCCCGGTGGCAATGGTGCGGACTACATCCAGAAGCCAAATAGCCAAAAGACTTCGGAGATCAACACCTTCCCTCTGCTCCTGTCCGCAATCAAGACTCAGCTGAAGCTCCACAAGATGGAGCTTTCCGTCACCGCCCCGGGCCTGAAGCGCGACATGATTGCGTTCACCAAGCACCAGACTCCCAAGATCAACGCCGCCGTCGACCACTTCACCGTCATGACCTACGATCTCATGAACCGCCGTGACAATATCACTAAGCACCACACCGACATCAAGGGTTCTCTTGAGGCTATCGACACCTACATCGCTCTTGGCGTCGAGCCCGCCAAGATCAACCTTGGCTTTGCTCTCTACGCCAAGTGGTTCACCACCGCCAAGGGCTACAACTGCACCCAGGGTCTCGGCTGCCCCACCGAGCTCATGGAGGCTGCCGACGGCACCGATACGGGCATGTCTGGCGCCGTCACCTTCGAGACCGCCAACTTCCAGGCTGCTCCCACCAACCTGACTACTTCTCCGGATGCTTCTTGCGGTGCCGGAACTTTTTACAAGTGCCCCACTGGCAACTGCTGCTCCCAGTACGGATTCTGCGGTGCCACCGCTGCTCACTGCGGCAATGGCTGCCAGTCCGACTACGGTATCTGCAACGGCACCTCCACCCTCTCTTCCTTCAAGACTGCCATGGCCAACGGCAAGACCGATGAGGTCAGCGGTGGCCAGTGGTACTGGGACCCCGCCGGTCCTTTCTTCTGGACCTGGGATACTCCTGCTCTTGTCACCCGCAAGTTCAATGAGATTGCCAAGGCTCGTGGCCTGGGTGGCGTCGCTGTTTGGAGTTTGGGTGAGGACTCGTACGACTTCAGCCTCCTCAAGGCCATTCAGGCTGGTGTCAAGGCTTGGTTTTAG